CGGACCAGTGGCCATGTCGGCCGTACCGCCACGACTTATGAACTCGTCCCTGAAAGCGCTCTCGTGGTCGCTGTCGATCTGGGTGGCACCAAGCTCCGCGCAGCAATTGTAGATCTTGCGGGCAATGTATTGGCGGAGCAGGTCGAGCCAACCCATCCAAAGGGCGGCGCTGCCGTGGCCAAGCAGATCGGCGCTCTCTCCCGAGCCGCAGCCGAGAGCAAACGGCTAAGTTTTGACTTGGTGAAGATCGCAGTCATCGGCTGCCCCGGTGTACCGGATCAGTCAACGGGTGCGGTGCGCTATGCGCCAAACATTGCTGAAATCGGCGATATCGATTTTGCCGCTGAGGTCTCGAAAGCCTTGGGTGTTCCTTGCAAGCTGGAGAATGACGTCAATCTAGCGGTTCTCGGCGAACACTGGGTTGGCGCGGGGCAGGGCAATGATCATCTTGCATTCATTTCGCTGGGCACGGGTATTGGTGCCGGCCTCATCGTCAACGGCGAACTGTTGCGGGGTGCAGGTGGCTTTGCCGGTGAGCTTGGCTATTTGCCCTTTGGCTCTGATCCCTTTGAGCCGGAATCCT
This Aestuariivirga litoralis DNA region includes the following protein-coding sequences:
- a CDS encoding ROK family protein — encoded protein: MSKQTASEVVKLLCDGGWVRETGRTSGHVGRTATTYELVPESALVVAVDLGGTKLRAAIVDLAGNVLAEQVEPTHPKGGAAVAKQIGALSRAAAESKRLSFDLVKIAVIGCPGVPDQSTGAVRYAPNIAEIGDIDFAAEVSKALGVPCKLENDVNLAVLGEHWVGAGQGNDHLAFISLGTGIGAGLIVNGELLRGAGGFAGELGYLPFGSDPFEPESLRVGAFERVAATHGIRSAYERLTGSEADVPAIFLRLREGDVQAREVIEKTAAYIARAVASISVVANPGLVLLGGSIGVQPELLEATRRYVAQCFPFPVRIEASELGNHAALAGAAAIGLSDLHTALFAKSIPGAAVSLPVPKSALTRKAAE